A region from the Actinoplanes sp. OR16 genome encodes:
- a CDS encoding phage holin family protein: MLSLLVLTCLGTLALGVAIGLLPGISAENGWAVLAAAIVLAALGALLRPLLVRLFSRLGWIGVVVGWLVAQALLVWAALWIAPGVHVEDFWPAFWASWISAALMTVGLWAITAGKTGAATDHLLRVNRRFRRTVAPIETPGVVMIQIDGLSAPLARWAVEAGNLPTLGRWLRSGSHALTEWHAQLPATTPASQAGLLHGASDQVPAFRWYEKSSARLVVTNRPKDSALVESRCSDGRGLLAGGGVSVSNVFSGDAGTSLLTMSTAGSKGPSRYLSAYLIDPYGLTRSLVLTVGEIIKELYQARRQRLRDVQPRMRRGGSYIFLRGATNVLLRHLNVAVIAEHMMRGAPSIYCDFVDYDEIAHHAGPARPESLASLEGIDEVLATLEQVAAAAPRPYHFVVLSDHGQSQGATFEQRYGLPLPELIGRLTTTGDVVATREDEQEGRAHALRASLSGTEKAPLPQAGSDSEVPEVVVASSGNLSLVYLARLPGRVTLEQIEERHPKLLPGLVEHPGVGWVMVRSGEHGPVVLGRSGRRYLDGGRIEGLDPLLGYGPRAVDDLRRHDGLANTGDLVIGSLWDPEAQEVAAFEDLIGCHGGLGGWQNRPVLIHPREWRTPAELVGADAVHRVLCRWLEETGCRPAEQDLILPG; the protein is encoded by the coding sequence ATGCTCTCCCTCCTGGTCCTCACCTGCCTCGGCACGCTCGCGCTGGGCGTGGCCATCGGACTGCTGCCCGGCATCAGCGCGGAGAACGGCTGGGCGGTGCTCGCCGCCGCGATCGTGCTGGCGGCGCTCGGCGCGCTGCTGCGGCCTCTGCTGGTCCGGCTCTTCTCCCGGCTCGGCTGGATCGGCGTGGTGGTCGGCTGGCTGGTCGCGCAGGCGCTACTGGTCTGGGCCGCGCTGTGGATTGCTCCGGGGGTGCACGTCGAGGACTTCTGGCCGGCGTTCTGGGCGTCCTGGATCAGCGCGGCGCTGATGACGGTCGGCCTCTGGGCCATCACCGCGGGGAAGACCGGCGCGGCCACCGACCATCTGCTGCGGGTGAACCGGCGTTTCCGGCGCACCGTCGCCCCGATCGAGACACCGGGCGTCGTCATGATCCAGATCGACGGCCTGTCGGCGCCGCTGGCACGGTGGGCGGTCGAGGCCGGCAACCTGCCCACCCTCGGCCGCTGGCTGCGGTCCGGCAGCCACGCGCTCACCGAGTGGCACGCGCAGCTGCCGGCGACGACGCCGGCCAGCCAAGCGGGCCTCCTGCACGGCGCGAGCGATCAGGTTCCGGCCTTCCGCTGGTACGAGAAGTCGTCGGCCCGGCTCGTCGTGACGAACCGGCCCAAGGACAGCGCGCTCGTCGAATCCCGCTGCTCGGACGGGCGGGGCCTGCTGGCCGGGGGAGGGGTGAGCGTCAGCAACGTCTTCTCCGGTGACGCCGGCACCTCGCTGCTGACCATGAGCACGGCCGGCTCGAAGGGCCCGTCCCGCTACCTCAGCGCGTATCTGATCGACCCCTACGGCCTGACCCGCTCGCTGGTCCTGACGGTCGGCGAGATCATCAAGGAGCTCTACCAGGCCCGCCGCCAGCGTCTGCGCGACGTGCAGCCGCGGATGCGCCGCGGGGGCTCCTACATCTTCCTGCGCGGCGCCACGAACGTGCTGCTGCGCCACCTCAACGTGGCGGTCATCGCCGAGCACATGATGCGCGGCGCTCCGTCGATCTACTGCGACTTCGTGGACTACGACGAGATCGCGCACCACGCCGGTCCGGCCCGCCCGGAGTCGCTCGCCTCGCTGGAGGGCATCGACGAGGTGCTCGCCACGCTGGAGCAGGTGGCCGCCGCGGCGCCCCGGCCCTACCACTTCGTCGTCCTCTCCGATCACGGGCAGAGCCAGGGGGCCACCTTCGAGCAGCGCTACGGCCTGCCGCTGCCCGAGCTGATCGGGCGGCTCACCACCACCGGCGACGTCGTGGCCACCCGCGAGGACGAGCAGGAGGGCCGGGCCCACGCCTTACGAGCGAGCCTTTCCGGTACGGAGAAAGCCCCGCTCCCGCAGGCCGGCTCGGACTCGGAGGTCCCCGAGGTGGTGGTGGCGTCCTCCGGCAACCTGTCGCTCGTCTACCTGGCCCGGCTGCCGGGGCGGGTGACCCTCGAGCAGATCGAGGAACGGCACCCGAAGCTGCTGCCCGGCCTCGTCGAGCACCCGGGCGTCGGCTGGGTGATGGTCCGGTCCGGCGAGCACGGTCCCGTGGTGCTGGGCCGGTCCGGGCGCCGCTACCTGGACGGCGGCCGGATCGAGGGTCTGGATCCGCTTCTCGGGTACGGCCCGCGTGCCGTCGACGACCTGCGCCGCCACGACGGCCTCGCCAACACCGGTGACCTGGTGATCGGCAGCCTCTGGGACCCGGAGGCGCAGGAGGTCGCGGCGTTCGAGGACCTGATCGGCTGCCACGGCGGCCTGGGCGGCTGGCAGAACCGGCCGGTGCTGATCCACCCCCGCGAGTGGCGCACGCCGGCCGAGCTGGTGGGCGCCGACGCGGTGCACCGGGTGCTCTGCAGATGGCTTGAGGAGACCGGCTGCCGCCCCGCGGAGCAGGACCTCATCCTCCCAGGGTGA
- a CDS encoding LuxR C-terminal-related transcriptional regulator — MRPVTPARPRPPQGVLWRPRLADLMDAGVRRAVTTICAGPGWGKTALASSWASTRAVSGPVAWLTCESRHNDPAAFWSDLVAALTAAGAEGMPEVTKDEPAVRRRLIAALAGLSSVTVLILDDLHEVTDPRVLNGLAGIVSSMPDRLRFVLISRTEPGVPLHRLRAAGELTEIGSEALAFRVDEAADLFAIQGRRPAAEEIASRVRRAEGWGAGLRLSLDEPTEADGGAVEDYLVREVLAGLPPQFREFLLCTSLPDRICGELADALTGQRYGQRTLERLAQSNLFVERIGMGRWYRYHGMFRAALRHQLATVEPDRVPQLHLLAAQWHAATGNGLTAITHAAAGGDWGFVARLVVDRGLQLFASADREEFLAVLRRIPVERLVETAELTFCSALRDFAEGDIAAMPQRIARARMLLTGRGPQYRAVIDLALGVLETGVVTRWHGDMPRLVTDSSQLLEDLTTLRWDQVPARLQYRAMTLNHKGVGLLWTGRLDHAERFLWAAASAARAAGVPLVETNALSHLSLLVFLQGALNTADEHATAAIDLARRIDARTRPASAIAYLTRALIDAERGREAEAEESLRQGLHSIGDDPEAASAVVVSLVRARLLLDRREPLAARAALHRARTDAGAHFDAPLLDRLLALMTAEADLALGDPSAVVARYAHRPPVPALLPAEQVSLARAHLDRGDDTEAEQLLARVREGSDRVAAVAAWIVTALAADARGHGGRAGEALSRALADAEPELLRQPFRRFGAPRMLVLAERQQWLHEARGPVRDTSVLAEITGEIPVAGVTPAAGPLSEREVEVLQYLPTVLTAGEIAENLGISVNTVKAHMRSIYRKLGAGRRREAVVLSRQLGLL; from the coding sequence GTGCGGCCCGTCACGCCCGCGCGGCCACGGCCGCCGCAGGGCGTCCTCTGGCGCCCGCGCCTGGCCGACCTGATGGACGCCGGCGTACGCCGGGCCGTCACCACGATCTGCGCCGGTCCGGGTTGGGGTAAGACCGCGCTGGCCTCCTCCTGGGCGAGCACCCGCGCCGTCTCCGGCCCGGTCGCCTGGCTCACCTGCGAGAGCCGGCACAACGACCCGGCGGCGTTCTGGTCCGACCTGGTCGCGGCGCTGACGGCGGCCGGCGCCGAGGGCATGCCCGAGGTGACGAAGGACGAGCCCGCCGTCCGCCGGCGCCTGATCGCCGCGCTGGCCGGCCTCTCCTCGGTGACCGTCCTGATCCTCGACGACCTGCACGAGGTGACCGATCCGCGGGTGCTGAACGGTCTCGCCGGGATCGTGTCGAGCATGCCGGACCGGCTGCGGTTCGTGCTGATCAGCAGGACCGAGCCCGGCGTTCCGCTGCACCGGCTGCGTGCCGCGGGCGAGCTCACCGAGATCGGGTCGGAGGCGCTCGCGTTCCGGGTCGACGAGGCGGCCGACCTCTTCGCCATCCAGGGCCGGCGGCCCGCCGCCGAGGAGATCGCCTCCCGGGTCCGGCGCGCCGAGGGGTGGGGTGCCGGACTACGGCTGAGCCTGGATGAACCGACCGAAGCGGACGGCGGCGCGGTCGAGGACTACCTGGTCCGGGAGGTGCTGGCCGGGCTGCCTCCGCAGTTCCGCGAGTTCCTGCTCTGCACCAGCCTGCCCGACCGGATCTGCGGCGAGCTCGCCGATGCGCTCACCGGCCAGCGGTACGGCCAGCGCACCCTGGAACGGCTCGCCCAGTCGAATCTCTTCGTCGAGCGGATCGGGATGGGCCGGTGGTACCGCTACCACGGCATGTTCCGGGCCGCCCTGCGTCACCAGCTCGCCACCGTGGAGCCGGATCGGGTGCCCCAGCTGCACCTGCTGGCCGCCCAGTGGCACGCCGCGACCGGCAACGGGCTCACCGCGATCACCCACGCGGCGGCCGGCGGTGACTGGGGTTTCGTGGCCCGGCTCGTGGTCGACCGCGGGCTGCAGCTGTTCGCGTCGGCCGACCGGGAGGAGTTCCTCGCCGTCCTGCGCCGGATCCCGGTCGAGCGGCTCGTGGAGACGGCCGAGCTCACCTTCTGCTCCGCGCTGCGCGATTTCGCGGAGGGTGACATCGCCGCGATGCCGCAGCGTATCGCCCGGGCCCGGATGCTGCTCACCGGCCGTGGTCCGCAGTACCGCGCGGTGATCGACCTGGCCCTCGGCGTCCTGGAGACCGGAGTGGTCACCCGCTGGCATGGTGACATGCCGCGGCTCGTGACGGACTCCTCGCAGCTTCTCGAGGACCTCACGACGCTGCGCTGGGACCAGGTTCCGGCGCGCCTGCAGTACCGCGCCATGACGCTCAACCACAAGGGCGTCGGCCTGCTCTGGACCGGCCGGCTCGACCACGCCGAGCGGTTCCTCTGGGCCGCCGCGTCGGCCGCCCGCGCAGCCGGGGTGCCGCTGGTCGAGACGAACGCGCTGTCCCACCTGTCCCTGCTGGTCTTCCTGCAGGGCGCGCTGAACACCGCCGACGAGCACGCCACCGCCGCGATCGACCTGGCCCGCCGGATCGACGCGCGCACCCGCCCGGCGTCCGCGATCGCGTACCTGACCCGGGCCCTGATCGACGCCGAGCGCGGCCGGGAGGCGGAGGCGGAGGAGTCGCTGCGCCAGGGGCTGCACTCGATCGGCGACGACCCGGAGGCCGCGTCGGCCGTGGTGGTGTCGCTGGTCCGCGCCCGGCTGCTGCTCGACCGCCGCGAGCCGCTCGCCGCCCGGGCGGCGCTGCACCGGGCCCGTACCGACGCCGGCGCCCACTTCGACGCGCCGCTGCTGGACCGGTTGCTCGCCCTGATGACGGCCGAGGCCGACCTGGCGCTGGGCGACCCGTCGGCGGTCGTGGCTCGATACGCCCACCGCCCACCGGTGCCCGCGCTGCTCCCCGCCGAGCAGGTCAGCCTGGCCCGGGCCCACCTCGACCGAGGCGACGACACGGAGGCCGAGCAGCTGCTGGCCCGGGTCCGGGAGGGTTCGGACCGGGTGGCAGCGGTCGCCGCCTGGATCGTCACGGCGCTCGCCGCCGACGCCCGCGGACACGGCGGCCGGGCCGGCGAGGCGCTGTCCCGTGCCCTCGCCGACGCCGAGCCGGAGCTGCTGCGCCAGCCGTTCCGCCGGTTCGGGGCGCCACGGATGCTGGTTCTGGCCGAGCGGCAGCAGTGGCTGCACGAGGCGCGCGGCCCGGTCCGCGACACGTCGGTGCTCGCCGAGATCACCGGGGAGATCCCGGTCGCCGGCGTGACGCCCGCAGCCGGTCCGCTGAGCGAGCGGGAGGTGGAGGTCCTGCAATACCTGCCGACGGTCCTGACCGCCGGGGAGATCGCGGAGAACCTCGGCATCTCGGTGAACACGGTGAAGGCGCACATGCGCTCGATCTACCGCAAGCTGGGTGCGGGCCGCCGTCGCGAAGCCGTGGTGCTGTCGCGCCAGTTAGGACTGCTCTGA
- a CDS encoding class II glutamine amidotransferase yields the protein MCRWLAYSGTPIRLEELLYNTEHSLIDQSMHSRLGVETTNGDGFGVGWYPLDGPAEPALLHGVGPAWSDANLREIARSTVSPLFLAHIRASTGTAVQQTNCHPFRYENWLWQHNGSIHEFAKLKRDLILAVDPELYPHIAGSTDSEVMFYLALTFGLRDRPVTAVERMAGLVESVGRAHGVPNPLQMTVATTDGDKLWCFRYSSEGHSRSLFYSTAISALHKLYPDDKRLARLSDETRLVVSEPLGELEGAWQPVPESSYGVIQKGEDELGHFEPAVP from the coding sequence ATGTGCCGCTGGCTGGCCTATTCCGGTACGCCCATCCGTCTCGAGGAACTGCTCTACAACACCGAACACTCGCTCATCGACCAGAGCATGCACTCACGGCTCGGGGTGGAGACGACGAACGGCGACGGATTCGGCGTCGGCTGGTACCCACTCGACGGGCCGGCCGAGCCTGCCCTGCTGCACGGTGTCGGGCCGGCGTGGAGCGACGCGAACCTGCGGGAGATCGCCCGGTCCACCGTCTCACCGCTCTTCCTCGCGCACATCAGGGCCAGCACCGGGACCGCCGTGCAGCAGACCAACTGCCACCCGTTCCGCTACGAGAACTGGCTCTGGCAGCACAACGGCTCGATCCACGAGTTCGCGAAGCTGAAGCGGGACCTGATCCTCGCGGTGGACCCGGAGCTCTACCCGCACATCGCCGGCTCCACCGACTCCGAGGTGATGTTCTATCTGGCCCTGACGTTCGGGTTGCGGGACCGGCCGGTCACCGCCGTGGAACGGATGGCCGGGCTGGTGGAGTCGGTCGGCCGTGCGCACGGCGTGCCGAACCCGCTGCAGATGACGGTGGCGACCACCGACGGCGACAAGCTCTGGTGCTTCCGCTACTCCAGCGAGGGACACAGCCGCTCGCTCTTCTACAGCACCGCGATCAGCGCGCTGCACAAGCTCTACCCGGACGACAAGCGCCTGGCCCGCCTCTCCGACGAGACCCGGCTGGTCGTCTCGGAGCCGCTCGGCGAGCTGGAGGGGGCCTGGCAACCGGTGCCGGAGTCGAGCTACGGCGTGATCCAGAAAGGCGAGGACGAGCTCGGCCACTTCGAGCCGGCCGTTCCGTGA
- a CDS encoding metallophosphoesterase: MTASGPVVVAHLSDFHLGAHDGRAVESIAEDVARARPDLTVVTGDSTMRARTDEFRRARALLDQLPAPLLTVTGNHDLPLTSWRRVLRPYDRYRRWMDADLDPDRKVLGLTALGLQSMPRWRWKNGRVSARQAATVIRVLGSAPAGDLRLLALHHPPLVTGPDRIIGRDRLLDAIRLARVDLVLAGHTHVPDVRAPAPGGPVFVVAGTSVSRRTRHEVGCSWSLISVDRGEVVVRERYLEDGCWHTGRIVTVPSAGRS; the protein is encoded by the coding sequence GTGACGGCCTCCGGGCCGGTCGTCGTCGCGCACCTCTCCGACTTCCACCTCGGCGCGCACGACGGGCGGGCCGTGGAGAGCATCGCCGAGGACGTGGCGCGGGCCCGGCCCGACCTCACCGTGGTGACCGGGGACAGCACGATGCGGGCCCGCACCGACGAGTTCCGCCGGGCGCGGGCCCTGCTCGATCAGCTGCCGGCGCCGCTGCTCACCGTGACCGGCAACCACGACCTGCCGCTGACGAGCTGGCGGCGGGTGCTCCGCCCGTACGACCGCTATCGAAGATGGATGGACGCGGACCTGGACCCGGACCGCAAGGTCTTGGGCCTCACCGCCCTGGGTCTTCAGTCGATGCCGCGCTGGCGCTGGAAGAACGGGCGGGTGAGCGCACGCCAGGCGGCGACGGTGATCCGGGTGCTGGGCAGCGCGCCCGCCGGTGACCTGCGGCTGCTGGCGCTGCACCACCCGCCGCTCGTCACCGGCCCGGACCGGATCATCGGGCGGGACCGGCTGCTCGACGCGATCCGCCTCGCCCGGGTCGACCTGGTGCTGGCCGGGCACACCCACGTTCCCGACGTGCGGGCGCCGGCGCCGGGCGGACCGGTCTTCGTGGTGGCGGGCACCTCCGTCAGCCGCCGGACCCGGCATGAGGTCGGCTGCTCGTGGAGCCTGATCAGCGTCGACCGGGGTGAGGTCGTGGTGCGCGAGCGCTACCTGGAGGACGGCTGCTGGCACACCGGCCGGATCGTGACCGTCCCTAGTGCAGGGAGGTCTTGA
- a CDS encoding YihY/virulence factor BrkB family protein — protein sequence MSLYRRLDAFQQRHRTLGFTWAVIQKYLDDRGPREAALITYYGFLSIFPLLLLGVSIVTQVLARQPELRQELIAAIVPPILQDTIESGISEMSQSTTALIAGLIGLVFSGTGVVFSAYETLNHLAGIPFAQRALIAKYLRVFAGLGVILTGSLTVGALTVAVTALPGVFQYAAVLGSALVAFLVLLVTARLLLARRTRMKDLWPAAALGAVAVTLVLTLGASVLPELISRAGRVYGAFATVAGAFTLFYLLSNALVLAAEIAVVKHANLWPRALDQNRPVDADLRARTRLAREQARTPGDRITYGHADGTGTG from the coding sequence GTGAGCCTCTACCGCCGTCTCGACGCATTCCAGCAGAGGCACCGCACGCTCGGGTTCACCTGGGCGGTGATCCAGAAGTACCTTGATGATCGGGGGCCGCGCGAAGCGGCCCTCATCACTTATTACGGATTCCTCAGCATATTTCCGTTGCTGCTCCTCGGCGTGTCCATCGTGACCCAGGTCCTGGCCCGCCAGCCGGAGCTCAGGCAAGAACTGATCGCCGCGATAGTGCCTCCGATATTGCAGGACACCATCGAATCCGGAATCTCCGAGATGTCGCAGTCGACGACCGCGCTCATCGCCGGTCTCATCGGCCTGGTCTTCTCCGGGACGGGGGTCGTCTTCTCCGCCTACGAAACCCTGAACCACCTGGCCGGAATCCCGTTCGCGCAACGCGCCCTCATCGCCAAGTACCTGCGCGTGTTCGCCGGCTTGGGCGTCATCCTCACCGGTTCACTGACCGTCGGGGCGCTGACCGTCGCGGTGACGGCGTTGCCCGGCGTATTCCAGTACGCCGCGGTGCTCGGCTCGGCCCTCGTCGCGTTCCTGGTGCTGCTCGTGACCGCCCGGCTGCTGCTGGCCCGCCGTACCCGAATGAAGGATCTCTGGCCGGCCGCGGCGCTCGGCGCGGTCGCGGTCACCCTGGTGCTCACTCTCGGCGCCTCGGTGCTCCCCGAGTTGATCAGCCGGGCCGGCCGCGTCTACGGCGCGTTCGCCACCGTGGCCGGCGCGTTCACCCTCTTCTACCTGCTCAGCAACGCGCTGGTGCTGGCCGCCGAGATCGCTGTGGTCAAGCACGCGAACCTGTGGCCGAGGGCGCTCGACCAGAATCGCCCGGTGGACGCCGACCTGCGGGCCAGAACGAGGCTGGCCCGCGAGCAGGCGCGGACACCGGGCGATCGGATCACCTACGGTCACGCTGACGGCACGGGCACCGGCTGA
- a CDS encoding MFS transporter: MTRFPAQLRQALIAFALAQFICSFAGSNMNVMITDISGDLNTTVQGVQLAITLFLLVMAALMIPGGKLTDLLGRKWCLIAGLLLFGTGALLSSFAQNLPLLIIGYSIFEGVGTALLIPPVYILTTLLFTGVAARARAFGLISAMGGVGAVTGPLIGGFVASAIHWRAAFVLQSVICLLIVLLSRKAVIDPLPADRSMPFDVGGAILSALGLILIVNGILLADQNLWATLALIVAGALVLTWFFLSVRAKEKAGREPLLPTSLFRNRISNLGLVTQNMQWLMVMGSSFVISTYLQVVRGYNAIETGGVFTATTVGVLISSLSAERMASRRPQRTLIMAGFLTTIAGIAILLALGGTTGGVWAMIPGLFVIGLGLGVMLTPSVNVVQSAFPEDLQGEISGLSRSVSNLGSSLGAALTGTILVAGVGGSAPGHAYLWAMGSVAAAGVIGLVAAWFLTPQPVPVPSA, translated from the coding sequence ATGACCAGGTTCCCCGCGCAACTCCGGCAGGCGCTGATCGCCTTCGCGCTGGCGCAGTTCATCTGCAGCTTCGCCGGCTCGAACATGAACGTGATGATCACCGACATCAGCGGTGACCTGAACACCACGGTCCAGGGCGTGCAGCTGGCGATCACGCTCTTCCTGCTGGTGATGGCGGCCCTGATGATCCCCGGTGGCAAGCTGACCGACCTGCTCGGCCGCAAGTGGTGCCTCATCGCCGGCCTGCTGCTGTTCGGCACCGGCGCACTGCTCAGCTCGTTCGCGCAGAACCTGCCGCTGCTGATCATCGGGTACTCGATCTTCGAAGGGGTGGGTACCGCACTGCTCATCCCGCCGGTCTACATCCTCACCACGCTGCTCTTCACCGGCGTCGCCGCGCGGGCCCGTGCGTTCGGCCTGATCAGCGCGATGGGTGGGGTCGGCGCGGTCACCGGCCCGCTGATCGGCGGCTTCGTGGCGTCCGCGATCCACTGGCGGGCCGCGTTCGTTCTGCAGAGCGTGATCTGCCTGCTGATCGTGCTGCTCAGCCGCAAGGCCGTCATCGATCCGCTGCCCGCGGACCGGTCGATGCCGTTCGACGTGGGCGGTGCGATCCTCTCCGCGCTCGGCCTGATCCTGATCGTCAACGGCATCCTGCTCGCCGACCAGAACCTGTGGGCCACGCTCGCCCTGATCGTCGCGGGCGCGCTCGTGCTCACCTGGTTCTTCCTGTCGGTGCGGGCCAAGGAGAAGGCCGGCCGCGAGCCGCTGCTGCCCACCTCGCTGTTCCGGAACAGGATCTCCAACCTGGGCCTGGTCACGCAGAACATGCAGTGGCTCATGGTGATGGGCTCATCCTTCGTGATCTCGACGTACCTCCAGGTGGTGCGCGGGTACAACGCGATCGAGACGGGCGGGGTCTTCACCGCCACCACGGTCGGCGTGCTGATCTCGTCGCTCTCCGCGGAACGGATGGCGTCCCGGCGGCCGCAACGAACCCTGATCATGGCGGGCTTCCTGACCACGATCGCCGGCATCGCGATCCTGCTAGCCCTCGGCGGCACCACGGGAGGCGTGTGGGCGATGATCCCCGGCCTGTTCGTCATCGGCCTCGGGCTCGGCGTGATGCTGACGCCGTCGGTGAACGTGGTGCAGTCCGCGTTCCCGGAGGACCTGCAGGGTGAGATCTCCGGGCTGTCGCGCAGCGTGTCCAACCTGGGCTCGTCGCTCGGCGCCGCCCTCACCGGGACGATCCTCGTCGCCGGGGTCGGTGGATCGGCGCCGGGTCACGCGTACCTCTGGGCCATGGGCTCGGTGGCCGCCGCCGGCGTGATCGGCCTGGTGGCCGCCTGGTTCCTGACCCCTCAGCCGGTGCCCGTGCCGTCAGCGTGA
- a CDS encoding arginine deiminase codes for MAFHVASEIGRLRQVILHRPGVELSRLTREKVRDLQFDDIPWARRAREEHDAFAEVLRERGVKVHYLARLLTDVLDIPQARAWVLNRIITEDTVGPSLVEPLRRLAEQAESDRLADYLIGGVLKNELAGFTVNSLRWELLHADDFVLAPLPGYLFQRDNAAWIYGGVSINPMARPGRFRESVHSAAVYRFHPMFALADFTVWYGGEAQHRVATLEGGDIHVLGRGAVLAGVGGRSTPMGVENLARGLFRAGAANKVIAVELPHSPATTHLDTVLTMTTRDSVVLYPDLGASLRSWTVRPGDHPDSMRVTQNDDLFATLAETLGVDKIKVLETNEDIRAAQRDQWDDGNNYFAVEPGVIVGYEHNVTTNALLRRQGIEVIITPGGELGRGRGGPRCLACPIERDPVL; via the coding sequence ATGGCCTTCCACGTCGCCTCCGAGATCGGCCGTTTACGACAGGTGATCCTGCATCGGCCGGGTGTCGAGCTGAGCCGGCTGACCCGCGAGAAAGTCCGTGACCTGCAGTTCGACGACATCCCGTGGGCCCGCCGGGCGCGTGAGGAGCACGACGCGTTCGCCGAGGTGCTGCGTGAGCGCGGGGTGAAGGTGCACTATCTGGCCCGGCTGCTCACCGACGTGCTGGACATCCCGCAGGCCCGGGCCTGGGTGCTGAACCGGATCATCACCGAGGACACGGTCGGGCCGAGCCTGGTGGAGCCGCTGCGCCGGCTCGCCGAGCAGGCCGAGAGCGACCGGCTCGCCGACTACCTGATCGGCGGGGTGCTCAAGAACGAGCTGGCCGGCTTCACCGTGAACAGCCTGCGCTGGGAACTGCTGCACGCCGACGACTTCGTGCTCGCCCCGCTGCCCGGGTACCTCTTCCAGCGGGACAACGCGGCCTGGATCTACGGCGGGGTCAGCATCAATCCGATGGCGAGACCGGGCCGATTCCGGGAGTCGGTGCACAGCGCGGCCGTCTACCGGTTCCACCCGATGTTCGCGCTCGCCGACTTCACCGTCTGGTACGGCGGCGAGGCCCAGCACCGGGTGGCGACCCTGGAGGGCGGTGACATCCACGTGCTCGGCCGTGGCGCGGTGCTGGCCGGCGTGGGCGGGCGATCCACCCCGATGGGCGTGGAGAACCTGGCGCGTGGCCTGTTCCGGGCGGGCGCCGCGAACAAGGTGATCGCCGTCGAGCTCCCGCACTCGCCCGCGACGACCCACCTCGACACTGTGCTCACGATGACCACCCGGGACTCGGTGGTGCTCTACCCGGACCTCGGCGCCTCGCTGCGATCCTGGACCGTGCGGCCCGGCGACCACCCGGACAGCATGCGGGTGACCCAGAACGACGACCTGTTCGCCACGCTGGCCGAGACCCTCGGCGTCGACAAGATCAAAGTTTTGGAGACCAATGAGGACATCCGGGCCGCCCAGCGCGACCAGTGGGACGACGGGAACAACTACTTCGCGGTCGAGCCCGGCGTGATCGTCGGCTACGAGCACAACGTCACCACCAACGCCCTGCTGCGCCGGCAGGGCATCGAAGTGATCATCACCCCGGGCGGCGAGCTCGGCCGGGGGCGCGGCGGGCCGCGCTGCCTGGCCTGCCCGATCGAACGCGACCCGGTCCTGTGA
- a CDS encoding YihY/virulence factor BrkB family protein, with amino-acid sequence MTEPDRSFTPGSVLAAVPRWLRPQASLVLGNPVGDFLLRSASELFRVQIFDRAMTLAAQAFTSIFPILIMLGAFLGHRARDEMHEVLDVPQSSVKLIDDALSGSRSGAFGVVGALIVIISATGLARALTRSYRAIWPEAGRRAGAKATGWQILTVLMLVVFLILVRLLGWVAGMLPVPNVSGMVVTFVSDFGLAVLLPRVLLGPGLSRARLLATGLVFGVAMIGVRAVGSVYLPRALQASADRYGTIGLAFTFIGWFYVISFCLLLCAVIGYVLTSASSAAPASSEQS; translated from the coding sequence GTGACCGAGCCCGATCGCAGTTTCACGCCGGGGAGCGTGCTCGCCGCGGTGCCCCGGTGGTTACGCCCGCAGGCGTCGCTGGTCCTGGGCAACCCGGTCGGCGACTTCCTGCTGCGCTCCGCGAGCGAGCTGTTCCGTGTCCAGATCTTCGACCGCGCGATGACCCTCGCGGCGCAGGCGTTCACGTCGATCTTCCCGATCCTGATCATGCTGGGCGCGTTCCTCGGCCATCGGGCCCGGGACGAGATGCACGAGGTGCTCGACGTGCCGCAGAGCAGCGTCAAGCTGATCGACGACGCGCTCAGCGGCAGCCGCAGTGGGGCGTTCGGCGTCGTCGGCGCGCTCATCGTGATCATTTCGGCGACCGGGCTGGCCCGCGCGCTGACCCGCTCCTACCGGGCGATCTGGCCCGAGGCCGGCCGCCGGGCCGGAGCGAAGGCGACCGGGTGGCAGATCCTCACGGTGCTGATGCTGGTGGTCTTCCTGATCCTGGTCCGGCTGCTCGGCTGGGTCGCCGGGATGCTGCCGGTGCCGAACGTCAGCGGCATGGTGGTCACGTTCGTGAGCGACTTCGGCCTGGCCGTCCTGCTGCCGCGGGTCCTGCTCGGCCCCGGCCTGTCCCGTGCCCGCCTGCTCGCCACCGGGCTGGTCTTCGGCGTCGCGATGATCGGCGTGCGCGCGGTCGGCTCGGTCTACCTGCCCCGAGCGCTGCAGGCCAGCGCCGACCGGTACGGCACGATCGGGCTGGCCTTCACCTTCATCGGCTGGTTCTACGTCATCTCGTTCTGCCTGCTGCTCTGCGCGGTGATCGGTTACGTGCTGACCTCCGCCTCGTCGGCCGCGCCTGCCTCCTCAGAGCAGTCCTAA